A genomic segment from Desulfonatronum lacustre DSM 10312 encodes:
- the hisA gene encoding 1-(5-phosphoribosyl)-5-[(5-phosphoribosylamino)methylideneamino]imidazole-4-carboxamide isomerase, which yields MILFPAVDIKNGQCVRLRQGRADDVTVFSPDPAAMARHWADLGAAWLHLVDLDGAFDGLPVNFELIKRICAEVSIPVQLGGGIRDLTTAKRYLEAGVRRLIIGTMALEEPEAFGELCAALPGRIGVSLDAVDGVLKTKGWVADSGLTVDQVLPRLEEQGAAFIIYTDISRDGMHSGVNLPAMEQLVRSTDIPVIAAGGVTKLVDVQTLFPLSGQGLEGIITGRAIYEGTLDFPEALAWIAGRETSDASARGGTK from the coding sequence ATGATTCTTTTTCCCGCCGTTGATATCAAGAACGGACAATGCGTCAGGCTGCGCCAGGGCCGGGCGGACGACGTCACGGTCTTTTCCCCGGACCCCGCGGCCATGGCCCGGCACTGGGCGGACCTGGGCGCGGCCTGGCTGCATCTGGTGGACCTGGACGGCGCGTTTGACGGTCTGCCGGTGAACTTCGAGCTGATCAAGCGGATTTGCGCCGAGGTCTCGATCCCGGTGCAGCTTGGCGGCGGGATTCGCGACCTGACCACCGCGAAACGCTACCTGGAAGCCGGGGTCCGGCGGCTGATCATCGGCACCATGGCCCTGGAAGAGCCGGAAGCCTTCGGGGAACTCTGCGCGGCCTTGCCCGGACGGATCGGCGTGTCCCTGGACGCCGTGGACGGGGTGCTGAAGACCAAGGGCTGGGTGGCGGACAGCGGTCTGACCGTGGATCAGGTTCTGCCCCGACTTGAAGAGCAGGGCGCGGCCTTTATCATCTATACGGACATCAGCCGGGACGGGATGCACAGCGGCGTAAACCTCCCGGCCATGGAGCAGCTGGTCCGGAGCACCGACATCCCGGTCATCGCCGCGGGCGGGGTGACCAAATTGGTAGACGTTCAGACCCTGTTCCCGCTGTCAGGTCAAGGCCTGGAAGGGATCATCACCGGTCGGGCCATCTATGAGGGCACCCTGGATTTCCCGGAAGCCCTGGCCTGGATCGCGGGCCGGGAAACAAGTGACGCAAGCGCACGAGGAGGAACAAAATGA
- the hisB gene encoding imidazoleglycerol-phosphate dehydratase HisB: MHEIRKAATERTTKETSIKLELVLDGSGATHIQTGVGFADHMLHLLAFWADFDLNLTCAGDLHIDAHHSLEDVGLTLGKALSDALGDKAGIVRLGSSVVPMDEALVEVVVDLSGRPYLVYDDEPLPALIAGEEKDVWREFFKSLTQEARMNLHVQYRYGRNGHHLVEGAFKALGMSLRQAVSRTRTGVPSTKGSC, from the coding sequence ATGCACGAGATTCGCAAAGCCGCGACGGAGCGGACGACCAAGGAAACATCCATCAAGCTGGAACTGGTCCTGGACGGTTCCGGGGCGACCCACATCCAGACCGGCGTCGGGTTCGCCGACCACATGCTGCATCTGTTGGCTTTTTGGGCGGACTTCGACCTGAATCTGACCTGCGCCGGGGACCTGCATATCGACGCGCACCACAGCCTGGAAGACGTGGGCCTGACCCTGGGCAAGGCCCTCTCGGACGCCCTGGGGGACAAGGCCGGGATCGTCCGGCTGGGCTCATCGGTGGTTCCCATGGACGAGGCCTTGGTGGAAGTCGTGGTGGATCTCTCGGGCAGGCCGTATCTCGTGTACGACGACGAGCCGCTGCCTGCTCTGATCGCCGGAGAGGAAAAGGACGTCTGGCGGGAATTCTTCAAGTCCCTGACCCAGGAGGCCCGGATGAACCTGCATGTTCAGTATCGCTACGGCCGCAACGGCCACCATCTCGTGGAAGGGGCGTTCAAGGCCCTTGGCATGTCCCTGCGCCAGGCTGTTTCCAGGACCCGTACCGGTGTGCCGAGCACCAAAGGAAGTTGCTGA
- a CDS encoding DUF4416 family protein encodes MSIPKEPLPALMVLSLFSARWDVFWPDLRSELEAYLGPLETVGKPLPFTETTYYQAEFGAPLERRLLGFAQVVGQDRLREIKLWAHELEQRHVRDGKRLFNLDPGLLTQERFVLATGKNFTHRIYLGQGVFADLTLIFQAGKWRSLPWTFRDYADPALQAQLTVLRHGYRVKLGVCTD; translated from the coding sequence ATGAGCATTCCCAAAGAACCTCTTCCGGCCCTGATGGTCTTGTCCCTGTTCAGCGCCCGGTGGGACGTTTTTTGGCCGGACCTACGATCCGAGCTGGAGGCGTATCTCGGGCCGCTGGAAACCGTGGGGAAGCCGTTGCCGTTCACGGAAACGACGTATTACCAGGCGGAGTTCGGAGCGCCGTTGGAGCGTCGGTTGCTCGGGTTCGCCCAGGTCGTGGGGCAGGATCGGTTGCGGGAGATCAAGTTGTGGGCCCATGAACTGGAACAGCGTCATGTCCGGGACGGCAAGCGGTTGTTCAATCTGGACCCGGGACTGCTGACCCAGGAGCGGTTCGTGCTGGCCACGGGCAAGAACTTCACCCACCGCATTTATCTCGGCCAGGGCGTCTTCGCCGACCTGACCCTGATTTTTCAGGCCGGGAAGTGGCGCTCCCTGCCCTGGACCTTCCGGGACTACGCCGATCCGGCCCTGCAAGCCCAATTGACCGTACTGCGCCATGGCTACCGGGTGAAGCTGGGCGTTTGTACCGACTGA
- a CDS encoding ATP-binding protein, which yields MKRIMVLVAVVLLAVLVFPVPGDGIASGRPIVVSGDDNYPPFAFLDQDGAPAGFMLDLTRAVAQAMEMDLEIRLDPWPVVREQLIQGDIDVIQGMLYSPGRDATHDFSPPVAVIHYVAVVRKGEVDPPRDLADLAGMRLVVQRGDIMHDYVVDHGLEGQAAVVDSLRDVLRELARGRHEVALLPRLSAMYWIEKDGWNNLLVGRHSLFSAGFCYAVLKGRDDLLALFSEGLQVLRDNNEYRRIYEKWMGVYEEGPHSFLDFARYFGMVLLPLVVLLLVALLWSWALRRQVRLRTRQLAASEQKYRAFFENSLDAILLTTPQGGILAANPAACAMFGRTEEEIIQAGRRGLVDMSDPRLPELLEQRCAHGKALGELTFTRKDGSRFPAEVSSSAFRDCEGRDVTSMIIRDATERRQAERDLLQAKEQAEAANKAKSEFLANMSHEIRTPLNGIMGLMQLLQATTLDADQQKYVQMVFTSANRLTRLLSDILDLSMIEAGKLSIYEAEFSVRDLGNSVMELFTVQARDKGVDLKCTLDPALPPRVVGDEARIRQVLFNLMGNALKFTDRGEVRVDMTPLAPVRGEDVRILFTVSDTGIGIPDDKLGGLFRPFVQVDGSYTRKHQGAGLGLAIVKRIVDLLQGHAFVESVVGEGTTVYVVLPFKLSDDVVASPKRA from the coding sequence TTGAAACGGATTATGGTGCTGGTCGCGGTGGTCCTGTTGGCCGTGCTCGTGTTCCCCGTGCCGGGCGACGGCATCGCGAGCGGGCGGCCCATCGTCGTCAGCGGCGACGACAACTATCCTCCGTTCGCCTTTCTTGATCAGGACGGCGCTCCCGCCGGATTCATGCTCGACCTGACCCGGGCCGTTGCCCAGGCGATGGAGATGGACCTGGAAATCCGTCTGGATCCTTGGCCGGTGGTTCGCGAACAACTGATCCAGGGCGACATCGACGTGATCCAGGGCATGCTTTACTCCCCGGGACGGGATGCGACCCATGATTTCAGCCCTCCGGTCGCGGTCATTCATTACGTGGCCGTGGTGCGCAAGGGCGAAGTCGACCCGCCGAGGGATTTGGCCGATTTGGCCGGGATGCGTCTCGTGGTCCAGCGCGGCGACATCATGCACGATTACGTCGTGGACCATGGTTTGGAAGGCCAGGCCGCGGTTGTCGATTCCTTGCGGGACGTGCTGCGCGAACTGGCCCGGGGGCGGCACGAGGTGGCCCTGTTGCCCAGGCTTTCCGCGATGTACTGGATTGAAAAGGATGGTTGGAACAACCTGCTCGTGGGCCGTCATTCGTTGTTTTCCGCGGGTTTTTGCTATGCCGTGCTCAAGGGGCGGGACGATCTTCTGGCCCTTTTCAGCGAAGGCTTGCAGGTGCTCAGGGACAACAACGAATACCGTCGGATCTATGAAAAATGGATGGGGGTCTACGAAGAGGGTCCGCACTCGTTTCTCGACTTCGCGCGGTATTTCGGGATGGTGCTGCTGCCGTTGGTCGTGCTGCTGCTCGTCGCGCTGTTGTGGTCCTGGGCCTTGCGGCGGCAGGTCCGGTTGCGGACGCGCCAGCTTGCGGCCAGCGAGCAGAAGTACCGGGCATTTTTCGAAAACAGCCTGGACGCGATCCTGTTGACCACGCCCCAGGGCGGGATTCTCGCGGCCAATCCCGCGGCGTGCGCCATGTTCGGGCGAACGGAGGAGGAGATCATCCAGGCGGGCCGCCGCGGGCTGGTGGACATGTCGGACCCCCGGCTTCCGGAGTTGCTGGAACAGCGATGCGCCCACGGGAAGGCGTTGGGTGAATTGACCTTCACCCGCAAGGACGGTTCCCGGTTCCCCGCGGAGGTCAGTTCGTCCGCTTTCCGGGACTGCGAAGGCCGCGACGTGACCAGCATGATCATCCGCGACGCCACCGAGCGCAGGCAGGCCGAACGGGATCTGCTTCAGGCCAAGGAGCAGGCCGAGGCCGCCAACAAGGCCAAGAGTGAGTTTCTGGCCAACATGAGCCATGAAATCCGCACGCCCTTGAACGGCATCATGGGACTGATGCAGCTCTTGCAGGCCACGACCCTGGACGCGGATCAGCAAAAATACGTGCAGATGGTCTTCACCTCGGCCAACCGCCTGACCCGTCTGCTTTCGGACATTCTGGACCTGTCCATGATCGAGGCCGGGAAACTGTCGATTTATGAGGCCGAGTTTTCGGTCAGGGACCTGGGAAATTCCGTCATGGAGCTGTTCACGGTGCAGGCCCGGGACAAGGGCGTGGACCTGAAATGCACCTTGGACCCGGCCCTGCCCCCGCGGGTCGTCGGGGACGAGGCCCGGATTCGGCAGGTGCTGTTCAATCTGATGGGCAACGCCCTGAAGTTCACGGATCGCGGCGAGGTCCGGGTGGACATGACGCCCCTGGCTCCGGTCCGGGGAGAAGACGTCCGGATATTGTTCACCGTCTCGGACACCGGGATCGGCATTCCCGACGACAAGCTCGGCGGGCTGTTCAGGCCCTTTGTCCAGGTGGACGGCTCCTACACCCGCAAACACCAAGGCGCGGGCCTGGGGCTGGCCATCGTCAAACGGATCGTGGACCTGCTGCAAGGCCACGCCTTCGTGGAAAGCGTCGTGGGCGAGGGAACCACGGTGTACGTGGTTTTGCCGTTCAAACTGTCTGATGATGTGGTGGCATCACCGAAACGAGCCTGA
- a CDS encoding PAS domain S-box protein yields MTTLQDQSSEIRVCFVANRQGTGGSISGLPGTCLLVLFLMLLAVPSFSHELEGEDRHSLADQLLATILQTAPTGIGMVENRVIVSVNDYVLELTGYSREELIGQSARMLYPTQEDYDYVGREKYRQISQKGTGSVETRWLRKDGAVLDVILSSTPLDPEDLSAGVTFTVLDITDRKQSEERFAKAFHSSPAPLVISEIETGLFLDVNERWNEMLGYAREEMIGRTSKEVGIWADPADRDRIVAKIAEQGFFKDEPIQFMTKDGEARYALWSAEVVLLNGHRVMLSLILDETERKLAEAALSTRTRLFLGVLTAFSAVLLVLVVQMAWNIRQREKMTRDLQASEENLATTLHSIGDGVIATDARGLVTNMNQVAEKLCGWSLAEAKGKSLNEVFRIVDARTRKVMENPVHQVIQSGRIVGLANHTLLLSRDGEEYQIADSAAPIRDRQGTITGVVLVFRDVTEEYAVEERLRQSEQRFQAFMDETPVYAYIKDESLAHVYRNRRVAKLVNVSAGQAGGDSARALFDPATADLLEEADRRILSGEQDRIELEYLAHIGGEQRWLNDVKFALILADGRRAVGGLAYDVSERKQAEAEREKMQAQLFQAQKMESVGILAGGVAHDFNNLLQAMGGNIELLLAGKSDDHPDVDRLKAALHSIQRAAQLVRQLLLFSRKEGSCRVPVDLNREVEGVADMLRRTIPKMVAVETRLDPGLWPLLADPVQIEQVLLNLANNSVDAMPDGGMFRIETGNVVLDEGFVRMHPGSDLGRHVLLTVMDTGRGMDKETLIHIFDPFYTTKTVGKGTGLGLASVYGIVKSHGGYIQCYSEPGQGTVFRIYLPAADGHAPEEETERNSPLATGHGQGETILVVDDEPEIRELTREALEALGFKVKSAVSGEEALETYRREGEGIDLVLLDLNMPGMGGHRCLQELLRADPLVKVVIASGYSSEGHGRQSLSAGAKGFIGKPYQLRDLEAVIREVLER; encoded by the coding sequence ATGACCACACTCCAGGATCAAAGCTCTGAGATTCGGGTTTGTTTCGTTGCGAACAGGCAGGGAACCGGCGGTTCGATTTCCGGGCTGCCGGGGACATGCCTGCTGGTATTGTTTTTGATGTTGCTCGCCGTGCCGTCGTTTTCTCATGAGCTCGAAGGGGAAGACAGGCATTCGCTGGCCGATCAGCTTTTGGCCACCATCCTCCAGACCGCGCCCACGGGCATCGGGATGGTGGAAAACCGGGTGATCGTCAGTGTCAACGACTATGTTTTGGAGCTGACCGGCTACAGCCGGGAGGAGCTGATCGGCCAGAGCGCGCGGATGCTCTACCCCACGCAGGAGGACTACGACTACGTTGGGCGGGAAAAATATCGTCAAATCTCCCAAAAGGGTACGGGGTCCGTGGAAACCCGCTGGCTGCGCAAGGACGGGGCCGTCCTGGACGTCATCCTTTCCTCGACTCCCCTGGACCCGGAGGACCTGTCCGCCGGAGTGACCTTCACCGTGTTGGACATCACGGATCGTAAGCAGTCCGAGGAGCGGTTCGCCAAGGCCTTTCACTCCAGTCCGGCGCCGCTGGTCATCTCAGAGATCGAAACCGGGTTGTTTCTGGACGTCAATGAACGCTGGAACGAGATGCTCGGGTATGCCAGAGAGGAAATGATCGGACGGACTTCCAAGGAGGTCGGCATCTGGGCCGATCCCGCGGACCGGGACCGCATCGTGGCCAAGATAGCGGAGCAAGGGTTCTTCAAGGACGAGCCGATCCAGTTCATGACCAAGGATGGAGAGGCCAGGTACGCCTTGTGGTCCGCCGAGGTCGTGCTGTTGAACGGACACCGGGTGATGCTGTCCCTGATCCTTGACGAAACCGAGCGCAAGCTGGCCGAGGCGGCCTTGTCCACCCGGACCCGTCTTTTTCTGGGCGTCCTGACGGCCTTCTCCGCCGTGCTCCTGGTGCTGGTCGTGCAAATGGCCTGGAATATCCGCCAGCGGGAAAAGATGACTCGGGACCTGCAGGCCAGTGAGGAGAACCTCGCCACCACCCTGCATTCCATCGGCGACGGCGTGATCGCCACGGACGCCCGAGGTCTGGTGACCAATATGAATCAGGTCGCGGAAAAGCTTTGCGGCTGGTCTTTGGCTGAAGCCAAAGGCAAGTCGTTGAACGAAGTGTTTCGCATCGTCGACGCCCGGACCCGGAAGGTCATGGAAAATCCCGTACATCAAGTGATTCAGTCCGGCCGGATCGTGGGTCTGGCCAACCACACCCTGCTGCTCTCCAGGGATGGCGAGGAATACCAGATCGCCGACAGCGCGGCCCCCATCCGCGACCGCCAAGGCACGATAACCGGCGTGGTGCTGGTGTTCCGTGACGTGACCGAGGAGTATGCCGTGGAGGAGCGGTTGCGGCAAAGCGAGCAACGTTTTCAGGCGTTCATGGATGAGACCCCGGTGTACGCTTACATTAAGGACGAGAGTCTCGCCCATGTGTACAGAAACAGGCGGGTTGCGAAATTGGTGAACGTCTCGGCCGGTCAAGCCGGCGGGGATTCGGCGCGGGCGCTTTTCGATCCGGCGACCGCCGATTTGCTCGAGGAGGCGGACAGGCGGATTCTCTCCGGTGAACAGGATAGAATCGAGCTGGAATATCTGGCTCACATCGGAGGAGAACAACGCTGGTTGAATGACGTCAAGTTCGCCTTGATCCTGGCCGACGGCCGGAGAGCGGTGGGCGGATTGGCCTACGACGTCTCCGAGCGCAAGCAGGCCGAGGCGGAGCGGGAAAAAATGCAGGCCCAGTTGTTCCAGGCGCAGAAGATGGAATCCGTGGGCATTCTTGCCGGAGGCGTGGCCCACGATTTCAACAACCTGCTCCAGGCCATGGGCGGCAATATCGAGCTGTTGCTTGCGGGCAAGTCCGACGACCATCCTGACGTCGACCGCCTGAAGGCCGCGCTGCATTCCATCCAGCGGGCCGCCCAGTTGGTCAGGCAATTGCTTCTGTTCAGTCGCAAGGAGGGATCATGTCGGGTACCGGTGGACCTGAACCGGGAAGTGGAAGGCGTGGCGGACATGCTGCGGCGGACCATCCCCAAGATGGTCGCCGTGGAAACGCGTCTTGATCCCGGGCTTTGGCCGCTCTTGGCCGATCCCGTACAGATCGAACAGGTGCTGCTCAACCTGGCGAACAACTCGGTGGACGCCATGCCGGACGGAGGAATGTTTCGCATCGAAACCGGCAACGTGGTTTTGGACGAAGGCTTTGTCCGGATGCATCCCGGCTCCGATCTCGGCCGCCACGTGCTGTTGACCGTCATGGATACGGGCCGCGGCATGGACAAGGAAACACTGATTCACATTTTTGATCCCTTTTACACCACCAAGACCGTGGGCAAGGGTACCGGGCTGGGACTGGCCTCGGTGTACGGCATCGTCAAGAGCCACGGCGGCTACATCCAATGCTACAGCGAACCAGGGCAGGGGACCGTGTTCAGAATCTACCTGCCCGCGGCGGACGGACATGCGCCGGAAGAGGAGACGGAGCGGAACAGCCCGTTGGCCACGGGCCATGGCCAGGGAGAAACCATTCTGGTGGTGGACGACGAGCCGGAAATCCGTGAATTGACCCGTGAGGCCTTGGAGGCTTTGGGGTTCAAGGTGAAAAGCGCGGTCAGCGGGGAAGAGGCCCTGGAAACATACCGCCGGGAGGGCGAGGGAATCGATTTGGTGCTGCTGGATCTGAACATGCCCGGCATGGGCGGGCACAGATGCCTGCAAGAACTGCTGCGCGCCGACCCGCTGGTCAAGGTGGTGATCGCCAGCGGCTACTCATCGGAAGGGCACGGTCGACAATCCCTGTCCGCCGGCGCCAAGGGCTTTATCGGCAAGCCGTATCAATTGCGGGATTTGGAGGCCGTGATTCGGGAGGTTTTGGAGCGGTGA
- a CDS encoding PAS domain-containing hybrid sensor histidine kinase/response regulator gives MSETFPFKDDRAPDSGPDPGSSLQDVFENAPIGIFTSTPKGRFLAANPAAAKMFGFETPRDLLDSITDIAAQLYVDPRDREEFKAVLEAEGEVLDQEIRMLRKNGTMLWVSRSARVLRDRDGRIRAYQGFITDISQRKQAEEALKNEQVRRRILVDQSRDGIVVLNRDGGVHETNKRFAEMLGHTPEEVLQLHAWDWDTQWTREQLQKMIQDVDFAGDHFETRHRRKDGSFYEVEISTNGAVINGKKLVFCVCRDITERKKSEERLRNEKAALKAIIDNIPVMITRYDPGAQILYLNKEFEKKIGWRTEEVKNIDLMEKAYPDPVYRRNAREYMEKATVEWKEFTVRTKSDEPVVSEWSNIRLDDGTRIGIGIDVTERKKAAETLRRSENLFRKVFEILPIGLWIADKNGKLMQGNPAGVAIWGAEPHVDQEKYGVFKARRLPSGEEIAPNDWALARTVNSGETIVDELLEIDAFDGKKKIILNYTAPVLDENGKIEAAIIVNQDVTSRYLAEEALLTAKEQAEAANRAKSEFLANMSHEIRTPINGIMGMLQLLKTTKLDAKQHRYIQLATGSAERLTRLLSDILDLSRVEARKMEIHESTFRLDELQDSITGLFTVTAQSKGIALECTVDPAIPPRLVGDEARVRQILFNLVGNALKFSDSGKITVEMVPIRSWKPEAVRILFSVTDTGIGIPKNKLKDLFQPFTQVDGSYTRKHQGAGLGLAIVKRLVELMDGHLCVESREGEGTSVHFALYFRLPDDAATREAPTSPTSVSPGLRILLAEDDPSNALPTRLLLEKSGHIVTLAEDGQQALDLLKSLDFDVILMDIQMPVMNGIQATGAIRSSTDLGPKKDIPIIALTAYAMTGDRENFLEAGMNDYLAKPVLMKDLEKALEKIIGRPA, from the coding sequence ATGTCCGAGACGTTCCCTTTCAAAGACGACAGAGCCCCAGACTCCGGGCCAGACCCAGGCTCCAGCCTTCAGGACGTCTTCGAGAACGCGCCCATCGGCATTTTCACTTCCACTCCCAAGGGGCGATTCCTTGCTGCCAACCCCGCGGCGGCAAAAATGTTTGGATTTGAGACGCCGCGTGACCTGCTCGACTCAATCACCGACATCGCCGCGCAACTCTATGTCGATCCGCGAGACAGAGAAGAATTCAAGGCGGTCCTGGAGGCGGAAGGTGAGGTGCTCGACCAGGAAATTCGAATGCTTCGCAAGAACGGGACAATGCTGTGGGTGAGCAGAAGCGCCCGCGTTCTGCGAGATCGGGATGGACGGATCAGGGCTTATCAGGGATTCATTACGGACATTTCCCAGCGGAAGCAGGCCGAAGAGGCGTTGAAAAACGAGCAAGTCCGGCGGCGCATTCTGGTCGATCAATCCAGGGATGGAATCGTCGTGTTGAACCGGGACGGCGGCGTCCATGAAACGAACAAGCGCTTTGCCGAGATGCTTGGGCATACCCCGGAAGAGGTCCTCCAACTCCACGCATGGGATTGGGACACCCAATGGACGCGCGAGCAACTCCAGAAGATGATTCAGGATGTCGATTTCGCTGGAGATCATTTCGAAACACGTCACCGGCGCAAGGACGGATCGTTCTACGAAGTCGAAATCAGTACGAACGGAGCCGTTATCAACGGGAAAAAGCTCGTCTTTTGCGTCTGCCGCGACATTACGGAGCGAAAAAAGAGTGAAGAGCGTTTACGAAATGAAAAAGCCGCGTTGAAAGCCATCATCGACAATATTCCCGTGATGATCACCCGCTACGATCCAGGTGCCCAAATTCTTTATCTGAACAAAGAATTTGAAAAGAAAATCGGCTGGCGAACAGAGGAAGTGAAGAATATCGATCTGATGGAAAAAGCATACCCCGATCCGGTTTATCGCCGGAATGCCCGGGAGTATATGGAAAAAGCCACCGTGGAATGGAAGGAGTTCACGGTTCGGACGAAATCCGACGAGCCCGTGGTTTCGGAATGGTCGAACATCCGGCTGGATGATGGTACCCGAATCGGCATTGGAATCGACGTCACGGAGCGCAAGAAAGCGGCCGAGACGCTGCGTCGAAGCGAAAACCTGTTCAGAAAGGTCTTTGAAATCCTGCCCATCGGTCTATGGATCGCGGATAAAAACGGAAAGCTCATGCAGGGCAACCCGGCCGGCGTGGCCATCTGGGGGGCGGAGCCCCACGTTGATCAGGAGAAGTACGGCGTTTTCAAGGCCAGACGTCTGCCCTCCGGAGAAGAGATCGCGCCGAACGACTGGGCCTTGGCGCGCACCGTGAACAGTGGCGAGACCATTGTCGACGAACTCCTGGAGATCGACGCCTTTGACGGAAAAAAGAAGATCATCCTCAACTATACCGCTCCGGTGCTGGACGAGAATGGTAAGATCGAAGCAGCCATCATCGTAAACCAGGACGTCACCTCTCGGTATCTGGCGGAGGAGGCGTTGCTTACTGCCAAGGAACAGGCTGAAGCCGCCAACCGGGCCAAGAGCGAATTCCTGGCCAACATGAGCCACGAAATCCGCACTCCGATCAACGGCATCATGGGCATGCTGCAACTTCTGAAGACCACCAAACTGGATGCCAAGCAACACCGCTACATTCAGCTGGCCACCGGTTCCGCCGAGCGTTTGACCAGGCTGCTGTCCGACATTCTCGACCTGTCACGGGTCGAAGCGCGCAAGATGGAGATCCATGAGTCGACATTCCGCCTGGACGAACTCCAAGACTCCATCACCGGCCTGTTCACCGTCACGGCCCAAAGCAAGGGCATCGCCCTGGAGTGCACCGTTGATCCCGCCATCCCGCCGCGCCTGGTCGGCGACGAAGCCCGGGTCCGGCAAATTCTCTTCAACCTCGTCGGCAATGCGCTGAAATTCAGCGATTCTGGGAAAATCACCGTGGAAATGGTCCCGATCCGGTCCTGGAAACCCGAAGCCGTTCGCATCCTCTTCTCCGTGACCGACACGGGCATCGGCATACCCAAGAACAAGCTGAAGGACCTTTTCCAGCCGTTCACGCAAGTCGATGGCTCCTACACCCGAAAACACCAAGGTGCCGGGCTGGGGCTGGCCATTGTCAAGCGGCTGGTTGAACTCATGGACGGGCACCTTTGCGTGGAAAGCCGCGAAGGTGAAGGTACCTCGGTCCACTTCGCCCTGTACTTCAGGCTCCCCGATGACGCCGCGACCCGGGAAGCTCCGACGTCGCCCACTTCCGTCTCGCCCGGCTTGCGCATTTTGCTGGCCGAAGACGATCCGTCCAATGCTCTGCCCACCCGCCTTTTGCTTGAAAAATCCGGGCATATCGTTACTCTGGCCGAGGATGGGCAACAAGCTCTCGACCTGCTCAAGTCTCTGGATTTCGACGTCATTCTGATGGACATCCAGATGCCGGTGATGAACGGCATCCAAGCCACCGGGGCCATCCGCTCATCCACCGACCTCGGTCCCAAGAAAGACATCCCCATCATCGCCCTGACCGCCTATGCCATGACCGGAGACCGGGAGAATTTTCTGGAAGCCGGGATGAACGACTACCTGGCCAAACCGGTGCTGATGAAAGACCTGGAAAAAGCCTTGGAAAAGATCATTGGGCGACCGGCCTGA